A window from Argopecten irradians isolate NY chromosome 3, Ai_NY, whole genome shotgun sequence encodes these proteins:
- the LOC138317874 gene encoding serine/threonine-protein kinase SIK2-like isoform X1 yields the protein MVMAERSKGHVRVGFYDIERTIGKGNFAVVKLGKHRITKSEVAIKIIDKTQLDENNLQKIYREVQIMKLLSHPNIIKLYQVMETKNMLYLVSEYAPNGEIFDYIARHGKMTEVDARKKFWQIILAVEYCHNHHVVHRDLKAENLLLDANMNIKIADFGFGNFFKTGEHLATWCGSPPYAAPEVFEGKKYLGPQIDIWSLGVVLYVLVCGALPFDGHNLQMLRDRVLSGRFRIPFFMSTECESLIRRMLVLDPSKRLTIGQIKKHKWMLAEGGPPKLQTPPSPIIGYKAKIGEFNEQILRLMQSLGIDQHKTMEALKNDSYDHYTAIYYLLLERLKQHRSSFPPENRIDPRKRRPSTIAEQAMLHHTQTSQTDPATGGMQRPPLVHIKQGMFSRTTDCTNTPNLNFLNDSDIATPNVPGCLQDIVPTGTVTKTTATTTTPRATHLITTSIDEGVEVDIIDSPDDNNSTCKGQFVRDGFGMGLIPSCAFGDLSQLNTNGNSSITSISTGIGSPFASFDSTMEPDFMSSLSEGSQQSMGSGLSSGCPSYTTGNPDAVVKGNNSGAVGDDSYQDTSGSIEVSGGEEYSQDRNQTRSPVNFREGRRASDGLVAQGIFAFRQRLQNSMRAEGMIELREEHQHLQNMYGVPTTEQVVALQQQHSEYMEKNGRQWSLEDSQHSQPPRPPRPLMKRMSLPSETFDLQPHRLLAIKQSMQVERELDRVTSNEEMTQQGAVPPFSQQYDYSMQNKPLQQQILQHRLQQKRQTLQKQTQLQHQFQQMHIVPGDQASLSSANQIPYLCKQRHCGKHDELNHLSRPPVIRKISYKLAQQQPVMPPMSDMSEAPWQQNMLPPTQENDGQEDNVPVQNVSVVIQQLQNQQRTVSVPPLYNTQQQQNQALLDYQQNHQQQINQQRQQQQQQQQQQNQQVNQQQSSGGPVTHHSPGRKNAFIPQGGELALLQKQYALEKQQQQQQQQLPSFTFTGAPFNDEVLVADINNSHISLNIESNKLSLTQMPSSSPHSSTESLKQGSWDSSQNGVISPPSHLSQDTVVSPYYMVPPMVMTIDEQMDVS from the exons GTTGCCatcaaaattattgataaaacacaactagatgaaaataatttacagaAAATATACAGAGAAGTTCAAATCATGAAGCTGCTTAGTCATCCAAACATCATCAAACTGTATCAG gttATGGAAACCAAGAATATGCTATATCTGGTATCAGAATATGCACCAAATGGTGAAATATTTG ATTACATTGCCAGACATGGCAAGATGACGGAAGTAGATGCACGCAAGAAGTTTTGGCAGATAATTCTAGCTGTGGAATACTGTCATAATCATCATGTTGTCCACCGAGATCTGAAG GCTGAGAATCTCTTATTAGATGCTAACATGAATATAAAGATTGCCGACTTTGGCTTTGGTAATTTCTTCAAGACGGGTGAACATCTGGCCACATGGTGTGGTAGTCCTCCGTACGCTGCTCCAGAGGTGTTTGAGGGCAAAAAATACCTTGGACCCCAGATTGACATATGG AGTTTGGGTGTGGTATTATATGTGTTAGTGTGTGGGGCACTACCATTCGATGGTCACAACTTACAAATGTTACGAGATCGTGTGCTGTCTGGTCGATTCCGTATTCCTTTCTTCATGTCAACAG AGTGTGAAAGTCTAATTCGTCGAATGTTGGTGCTTGATCCATCCAAACGCCTAACTATTGGTCAGATAAAGAAACATAAATGGATGTTAGCGGAGGGTGGGCCCCCTAAGCTCCAGACACCACCTAGTCCAATTATCGGGTATAAAGCAAAGATTGGAGAATTTAATGAGCAGATTCTACGTCTTATGCAAAGTCTGGGGATTGATCAACACAAAACTATGGAG gcACTAAAGAATGATTCCTATGATCATTACACAGCTATTTATTACCTCTTGTTGGAACGCTTAAAACAACACCGAAGCAGTTTCCCACCAGAGAATCGAATAGATCCTCGAAAAAGACGGCCAAGCACAATAGCAGAACAAGCCATGCTGCACCATACTCAGACCAGCCAAACAGATCCAGCCACGGGAGGCATGCAGCGCCCACCTCTAGTCCACATTAAACAGGGCATGTTTAGTCGTACCACAGACTGTACTAATACGCCCaacttaaactttttaaatgatAGTGACATTGCAACACCCAATGTGCCTGGGTGTTTACAAGACATTGTCCCTACAGGCACTGTAACAAAGACAACAGCTACTACTACTACACCTCGGGCTACCCACCTCATCACCACATCAATAGACGAAGGTGTCGAGGTCGACATTATCGACTCGCCTGATGATAACAATTCTACTTGTAAAGGACAATTTGTGCGCGACGGTTTTGGTATGGGACTGATACCAAGCTGTGCGTTTGGTGATCTGTCACAACTGAACACTAACGGTAATAGTAGTATAACGTCTATAAGCACTGGTATTGGTTCCCCCTTTGCCAGCTTTGACTCTACAATGGAGCCCGATTTTATGTCTAGTCTTTCAGAAGGATCCCAGCAGTCAATGGGGTCTGGATTATCATCAGGCTGTCCTAGTTATACCACAGGTAATCCTGATGCTGTGGtcaagggcaataactctggtGCTGTAGGTGATGATTCCTATCAGGACACTTCTGGTTCTATAGAGGTTTCTGGCGGAGAGGAGTATTCACAGGACCGTAATCAAACACGCTCTCCTGTTAACTTCCGGGAGGGGCGACGTGCTAGTGATGGACTGGTTGCACAGGGAATATTTGCATTCAGACAACGGCTTCAGAATAGTATGAGAGCTGAGGGTATGATAGAACTGCGAGAGGAACACCAGCACCTACAGAATATGTATGGTGTTCCTACTACAGAGCAGGTGGTGGCACTACAGCAACAGCACTCCGAGTATATGGAGAAAAATGGTCGGCAATGGTCACTGGAAGACAGTCAACATAGCCAACCACCACGGCCACCTCGACCTTTGATGAAAAGGATGAGTTTGCCATCAGAGACTTTTGATCTCCAGCCTCACCGACTCCTTGCCATCAAACAGAGTATGCAAGTAGAGCGGGAGCTGGATAGGGTCACAAGTAACGAGGAAATGACACAGCAAGGGGCAGTGCCACCTTTCTCACAGCAATACGATTACTCAATGCAGAACAAGCCATTACAACAACAGATCCTACAGCATCGGCTGCAACAAAAGCGACAGACGCTTCAGAAACAGACCCAACTTCAACATCAGTTCCAACAGATGCATATTGTCCCTGGTGACCAAGCCTCATTATCATCAGCCAATCAGATTCCTTACCTTTGTAAACAGAGACACTGTGGTAAACATGATGAGTTAAATCATCTCAGTCGACCGCCAGTGATAAGAAAGATCTCATACAAGTTAGCACAACAGCAGCCAGTAATGCCTCCTATGTCGGACATGAGTGAGGCACCATGGCAACAAAACATGCTACCACCTACGCAAGAAAATGATGGACAAGAGGACAACGTACCGGTGCAGAATGTGTCAGTTGTTATCCAACAGCTGCAGAACCAGCAACGGACTGTCAGTGTTCCTCCCTTGTACAACACTCAGCAACAACAGAATCAAGCCCTGCTCGACTACCAGCAAAATCATCAACAGCAAATCAATCAACAacgacaacaacaacagcagcagcagcaacaacaaAATCAGCAAGTTAATCAACAGCAGTCGTCAGGGGGGCCAGTGACACATCATTCACCAGGCCGTAAAAATGCCTTCATACCACAGGGAGGTGAACTGGCACTTCTGCAAAAGCAGTATGCATTAGAGAAACAGCAACAACAGCAGCAGCAACAGCTGCCAAGCTTCACTTTTACGGGGGCGCCCTTCAACGACGAAGTACTGGTCGCAGACATAAACAACTCACACATTTCACTCAACATTGAGTCCAATAAACTGTCGCTTACACAAATGCCCTCCTCATCACCTCACTCCTCTACAGAGTCTCTCAAACAAGGCTCTTGGGACTCTTCACAGAacggagttatctcccctcctaGTCACTTGTCACAGGACACAGTAGTGTCGCCATATTATATGGTCCCACCCATGGTGATGACCATCGATGAACAAATGGATGTGTCGTAG
- the LOC138317874 gene encoding serine/threonine-protein kinase SIK2-like isoform X2, with amino-acid sequence MTEVDARKKFWQIILAVEYCHNHHVVHRDLKAENLLLDANMNIKIADFGFGNFFKTGEHLATWCGSPPYAAPEVFEGKKYLGPQIDIWSLGVVLYVLVCGALPFDGHNLQMLRDRVLSGRFRIPFFMSTECESLIRRMLVLDPSKRLTIGQIKKHKWMLAEGGPPKLQTPPSPIIGYKAKIGEFNEQILRLMQSLGIDQHKTMEALKNDSYDHYTAIYYLLLERLKQHRSSFPPENRIDPRKRRPSTIAEQAMLHHTQTSQTDPATGGMQRPPLVHIKQGMFSRTTDCTNTPNLNFLNDSDIATPNVPGCLQDIVPTGTVTKTTATTTTPRATHLITTSIDEGVEVDIIDSPDDNNSTCKGQFVRDGFGMGLIPSCAFGDLSQLNTNGNSSITSISTGIGSPFASFDSTMEPDFMSSLSEGSQQSMGSGLSSGCPSYTTGNPDAVVKGNNSGAVGDDSYQDTSGSIEVSGGEEYSQDRNQTRSPVNFREGRRASDGLVAQGIFAFRQRLQNSMRAEGMIELREEHQHLQNMYGVPTTEQVVALQQQHSEYMEKNGRQWSLEDSQHSQPPRPPRPLMKRMSLPSETFDLQPHRLLAIKQSMQVERELDRVTSNEEMTQQGAVPPFSQQYDYSMQNKPLQQQILQHRLQQKRQTLQKQTQLQHQFQQMHIVPGDQASLSSANQIPYLCKQRHCGKHDELNHLSRPPVIRKISYKLAQQQPVMPPMSDMSEAPWQQNMLPPTQENDGQEDNVPVQNVSVVIQQLQNQQRTVSVPPLYNTQQQQNQALLDYQQNHQQQINQQRQQQQQQQQQQNQQVNQQQSSGGPVTHHSPGRKNAFIPQGGELALLQKQYALEKQQQQQQQQLPSFTFTGAPFNDEVLVADINNSHISLNIESNKLSLTQMPSSSPHSSTESLKQGSWDSSQNGVISPPSHLSQDTVVSPYYMVPPMVMTIDEQMDVS; translated from the exons ATGACGGAAGTAGATGCACGCAAGAAGTTTTGGCAGATAATTCTAGCTGTGGAATACTGTCATAATCATCATGTTGTCCACCGAGATCTGAAG GCTGAGAATCTCTTATTAGATGCTAACATGAATATAAAGATTGCCGACTTTGGCTTTGGTAATTTCTTCAAGACGGGTGAACATCTGGCCACATGGTGTGGTAGTCCTCCGTACGCTGCTCCAGAGGTGTTTGAGGGCAAAAAATACCTTGGACCCCAGATTGACATATGG AGTTTGGGTGTGGTATTATATGTGTTAGTGTGTGGGGCACTACCATTCGATGGTCACAACTTACAAATGTTACGAGATCGTGTGCTGTCTGGTCGATTCCGTATTCCTTTCTTCATGTCAACAG AGTGTGAAAGTCTAATTCGTCGAATGTTGGTGCTTGATCCATCCAAACGCCTAACTATTGGTCAGATAAAGAAACATAAATGGATGTTAGCGGAGGGTGGGCCCCCTAAGCTCCAGACACCACCTAGTCCAATTATCGGGTATAAAGCAAAGATTGGAGAATTTAATGAGCAGATTCTACGTCTTATGCAAAGTCTGGGGATTGATCAACACAAAACTATGGAG gcACTAAAGAATGATTCCTATGATCATTACACAGCTATTTATTACCTCTTGTTGGAACGCTTAAAACAACACCGAAGCAGTTTCCCACCAGAGAATCGAATAGATCCTCGAAAAAGACGGCCAAGCACAATAGCAGAACAAGCCATGCTGCACCATACTCAGACCAGCCAAACAGATCCAGCCACGGGAGGCATGCAGCGCCCACCTCTAGTCCACATTAAACAGGGCATGTTTAGTCGTACCACAGACTGTACTAATACGCCCaacttaaactttttaaatgatAGTGACATTGCAACACCCAATGTGCCTGGGTGTTTACAAGACATTGTCCCTACAGGCACTGTAACAAAGACAACAGCTACTACTACTACACCTCGGGCTACCCACCTCATCACCACATCAATAGACGAAGGTGTCGAGGTCGACATTATCGACTCGCCTGATGATAACAATTCTACTTGTAAAGGACAATTTGTGCGCGACGGTTTTGGTATGGGACTGATACCAAGCTGTGCGTTTGGTGATCTGTCACAACTGAACACTAACGGTAATAGTAGTATAACGTCTATAAGCACTGGTATTGGTTCCCCCTTTGCCAGCTTTGACTCTACAATGGAGCCCGATTTTATGTCTAGTCTTTCAGAAGGATCCCAGCAGTCAATGGGGTCTGGATTATCATCAGGCTGTCCTAGTTATACCACAGGTAATCCTGATGCTGTGGtcaagggcaataactctggtGCTGTAGGTGATGATTCCTATCAGGACACTTCTGGTTCTATAGAGGTTTCTGGCGGAGAGGAGTATTCACAGGACCGTAATCAAACACGCTCTCCTGTTAACTTCCGGGAGGGGCGACGTGCTAGTGATGGACTGGTTGCACAGGGAATATTTGCATTCAGACAACGGCTTCAGAATAGTATGAGAGCTGAGGGTATGATAGAACTGCGAGAGGAACACCAGCACCTACAGAATATGTATGGTGTTCCTACTACAGAGCAGGTGGTGGCACTACAGCAACAGCACTCCGAGTATATGGAGAAAAATGGTCGGCAATGGTCACTGGAAGACAGTCAACATAGCCAACCACCACGGCCACCTCGACCTTTGATGAAAAGGATGAGTTTGCCATCAGAGACTTTTGATCTCCAGCCTCACCGACTCCTTGCCATCAAACAGAGTATGCAAGTAGAGCGGGAGCTGGATAGGGTCACAAGTAACGAGGAAATGACACAGCAAGGGGCAGTGCCACCTTTCTCACAGCAATACGATTACTCAATGCAGAACAAGCCATTACAACAACAGATCCTACAGCATCGGCTGCAACAAAAGCGACAGACGCTTCAGAAACAGACCCAACTTCAACATCAGTTCCAACAGATGCATATTGTCCCTGGTGACCAAGCCTCATTATCATCAGCCAATCAGATTCCTTACCTTTGTAAACAGAGACACTGTGGTAAACATGATGAGTTAAATCATCTCAGTCGACCGCCAGTGATAAGAAAGATCTCATACAAGTTAGCACAACAGCAGCCAGTAATGCCTCCTATGTCGGACATGAGTGAGGCACCATGGCAACAAAACATGCTACCACCTACGCAAGAAAATGATGGACAAGAGGACAACGTACCGGTGCAGAATGTGTCAGTTGTTATCCAACAGCTGCAGAACCAGCAACGGACTGTCAGTGTTCCTCCCTTGTACAACACTCAGCAACAACAGAATCAAGCCCTGCTCGACTACCAGCAAAATCATCAACAGCAAATCAATCAACAacgacaacaacaacagcagcagcagcaacaacaaAATCAGCAAGTTAATCAACAGCAGTCGTCAGGGGGGCCAGTGACACATCATTCACCAGGCCGTAAAAATGCCTTCATACCACAGGGAGGTGAACTGGCACTTCTGCAAAAGCAGTATGCATTAGAGAAACAGCAACAACAGCAGCAGCAACAGCTGCCAAGCTTCACTTTTACGGGGGCGCCCTTCAACGACGAAGTACTGGTCGCAGACATAAACAACTCACACATTTCACTCAACATTGAGTCCAATAAACTGTCGCTTACACAAATGCCCTCCTCATCACCTCACTCCTCTACAGAGTCTCTCAAACAAGGCTCTTGGGACTCTTCACAGAacggagttatctcccctcctaGTCACTTGTCACAGGACACAGTAGTGTCGCCATATTATATGGTCCCACCCATGGTGATGACCATCGATGAACAAATGGATGTGTCGTAG